The nucleotide window GGCGATGGTTGCTGTGGTGGTGTGGGGTGTTCACTTGATTGCCAACCACGAATTGTCATTGGGTGGATTGATTGCCTGTGTGATCCTCAATGGTCGGGTTATGGCGCCTTTGGGGCAAATCGCTGGTTTGTTGAGTAGCTATGATCACGCCGAGGCTACTCTGAAGTCTCTCGACGAAGTCATGGCTCTGCCGGTAGAGCGAGATCACAACAAACGTTACCTACATCGCCCGGTATTGCGCGGCGACATTCAATTTAAAAATGTCAGTTTTCGCTATCCAGATCAGGATATCCCCGCGCTGAGTAACATCAACATCAGCATTCGAGCCGGAGAGCGAGTAGGTGTGATTGGACGCATTGGTTCTGGCAAGTCCTCTTTGGCCAAGCTGCTGCTCAGGTTGTACGAACCAGACTCTGGTTCGGTGACCATTGATGGCTTCGATTTGCAGCAAGTGGACCCTGCAGATACTCGCCATAATATTGGTTATCTCTCCCAGGAGGTAACCCTGTTCTACGGTACCATTCGCGATAATATCGCCTATGGAGTTCCCGCCGCGGAAGATGCTGAGATAGTCGCAGCAGCTGAGGGGGCCGGTGTTGCAGAATTTATCAATCGCCACCCTTTGGGTTACGAAATGCCGGTGGGTGAACGGGGGGAAACCCTGTCAGGCGGCCAGAGGCAAGCCATTGGTTTGGCCAGGGTATTGCTGCGCAACCCGCAAATCTATCTGTTGGATGAACCCACGGCGTCTATGGATATGGGCAGTGAACAGCGTATTCGCCAACAGCTGAGTGAGCATACAGCGGGTAAAACTTTAATACTGGCTACCCATAAAACCTCCATGCTGGAGTTGGTGGATCGCTTGATCGTGCTGGATCAGGGTGGGGTTGTTGCCGATGGCCCCAAAGACAAAGTTCTTGATGCTCTGAAGCAGGGCAAACTCGCCAAGAAGGGTTGATTGTGGATTTAAAAAAGCTCTCGCGTTACCTGGATGACAGCAAAAGTGTCGACCTCAAGTACATGTCGTACTCCTCAGAGGCGATGTTGCAGCAGTCTCCGCTGATGAGTCGGTTGTTGCTGTGGATTGCGGGAGTTTTTTTACTGATCATGGTGGTTTGGGCCGCGTTTGCGAATATCGACGAGTTCACCCGGGGTGATGGCAAGATTGTGCCTTCCAGTGATATTCAGATTGTGCAAAACCTTGAAGGTGGAATATTGACCGATTTAATGGTCACAGAGGGCCAGCTGGTTGAGCCTGGAGAAGCGCTGCTCAATATTGACGATAAAACCTTTTCGGCCGATTTTGGCGAGTTGACTCTTGAGATTACTCAGCTCTCAATGCGTGCAGCACGCTTGCGTGCGGAAGCTGACAGCACTAGCCTGGATGCCGAGTTGGCCAAACTGTCTGGTGAAAAGCCGGATGAAATTGTGTCTGAGCAGCGCCAGCTTTACCTTGCTCGGCAGCGAGAATTCAGTTCTAAGGCCAGTGCGTTAAAACAAAAGGTCGCTCAGAAAAAGCAAGAGCTGTCCGCGGCAATCGCCTCTCGTGATAACTTGTCTCGCAGTTACCAGTTGCAGCTCGAAGAGCTTGAATTAAACCGCCCCTTGGTGGAAGACGGTGCTGTCTCACAAGTGGAATTTTTACGCTTGCAGCGACAAACCAATGATCAGTTGGGCGAACTGGAAAAGGTAAAGCTGGAAATCCCTCAGTTGCGTTCGGCCATTCTTGAGGCAGAGCAAACAGCGGCGGGTTTTGCTGAGGAGTTTTCCAGCAAAGCGCGCAGCGAATTAACCGAAGTGCTGGCTGAATTGCAGCTCAAGCAGGGCAGCAGTCAATCCCTTGAAGACAAAGTACTGCGGCGTATCGTCCGCTCTCCCGTTAAAGGCATGGTAAAACAGCTGAAGGTGAAAACCATCGGTGGTGTTATCCGACCGGGAATGGATTTGGTTGAAATCGTACCAGTGGAAGACTCGCTGCTTGTTGATGCTCGCATTCGACCGTCGGATATTGCCTTTATCCACCCCGGACAGGCAGCGTTGATTAAATTTACTGCCTACGACTATTCCATTCACGGTGGGTTGGATGCCGAGGTTGTCCATATCAGCCCTGACACTATTATTGACGAAGAGGGTGAGAGCTACTATCAGGTTCGACTGAAAACCGCAGGTGCCTATATTGGCAGTGGTGATCAGGAGCTGCCCATTATTCCGGGAATGGTGGTGAATGTAGATATCCTCACCGGTCAAAAAACCGTTCTGGACTATGTGCTCAAACCTATCCTGAAGATGCGCGAACTCGCTCTACGCGAGCGCTAATCCGTCGTAATTACTAGTTTTATCTCTTCCGAATGGTACCTTAGTGCTATTTAGCGGCGTTGATTCACACTTTTTTTGTGACTAATATCACACTTTAGAATTAATCGATGCTGAAAGTAGCTCTGTTTTTTGGCAAATTGGCTGAGTTAGATGGTGCAAGTTACTGATTTTAATTGTAACTATTTTGTAATTCACAATAATTCAGCCAATGGAATGAACTAAAGTAGCAGCTGATAACACTTATAAGGTGTGAAGCTAAGCCGGTTTATGGCCGTTATCACACTGACGCTGCGTATACACGACACACGTTTGACAAGGAAATACTAATGGCAAAGCACACATTGCTTTCGTTTTTTACCCTCGCCGCAATCGCTATTGCGGGAGTACCGGCCTCAGCGGGTACTTTATCGTTGGAGGAAGCAGTTAATATCGCACTGCAGAGCAACCCGGAAATTCGCACCGAGCAGAGAGAGGTCGATGCCCGTGATCGCGAAGTGCGTCAGGCGCTGGCGGGGTATTACCCAACCCTGGACCTGGTGGCTGCTTATGGGTTTCAGGAACGAGACCCAGTTGTCGGTCGCAACCCATTTACCGGCGAACTGCCTGCAGGGCGTACGCGTAATGAGCTGGATCGCAGTGAAGTGCAATTAAACCTGCGTCAATTGGTGTTTGATGGATTTCGTACCCAAAGCGAACACCGCAACCAGAAAGCCCGTCTGAAAAGTGCTCAGCACCGGACTTACTCTGTTGCCGAAGATGTGTCCTTGCGTGTCGTCCAAGCCTACATCGATGTGCTCAATCGCCAGCAAATACTGGATGTGGCCAAAGAGTCTCTGGCATTCCATGAAGATGTTTACCAACGTATGGAAAAGCGTTTTGATTCTGGTGCTGGCAGTAAAGCCGATCTGAGCCAGATCTCTGGCCGTCTGGCGTTGGCAAAAACTAATCTGGTGACTGCTTCCAACAACTTGCTGGATTCGCGCATTAATTTCCAACGTGTGGTTGGACGTTTTCCTGAAGAAGGTGAATTGGTCACCCCTGGCAGTTACGCCAGCGCCTTGTCTGGCAGCGTTGAAGAAGCGGTTTCCCGAGCTGTTAATAATCACCCGCTGCTAAAAACCGCCGAAGCTGACGTCGAAGCAGTTAGTGCAACCTATAAGCAAACCAAAAGTGCATTCCTGCCATCGCTTCACATTGAAGCTCAACGGGACTGGAATGACAACATCAATGGTGTAGAGGGTCGCATTGACGATACTCAAGTATTGCTGCGTCTGCGCTATAACATCTTCAATGGGCAAGCTGATGTGGCCAGAAAACAACAGTTTGCGTATCTGGTGGAACAAGCTCGCGAAATTCGTAACAACGCCCGTCGCGCGGTAGAAGAAGAATTACGTTTGGCCTGGTCTTCAAGAGAAGCGTTGGCTCAACAACTGCCTGCGTTGAAAACCCACATGGAAGATTCACTGTCCACCAGAGACTCCTATACCCAACAGTTTGACCTGGGTCGCAGAACTTTGCTGGATTTGTTG belongs to bacterium SCSIO 12696 and includes:
- a CDS encoding TolC family outer membrane protein produces the protein MAKHTLLSFFTLAAIAIAGVPASAGTLSLEEAVNIALQSNPEIRTEQREVDARDREVRQALAGYYPTLDLVAAYGFQERDPVVGRNPFTGELPAGRTRNELDRSEVQLNLRQLVFDGFRTQSEHRNQKARLKSAQHRTYSVAEDVSLRVVQAYIDVLNRQQILDVAKESLAFHEDVYQRMEKRFDSGAGSKADLSQISGRLALAKTNLVTASNNLLDSRINFQRVVGRFPEEGELVTPGSYASALSGSVEEAVSRAVNNHPLLKTAEADVEAVSATYKQTKSAFLPSLHIEAQRDWNDNINGVEGRIDDTQVLLRLRYNIFNGQADVARKQQFAYLVEQAREIRNNARRAVEEELRLAWSSREALAQQLPALKTHMEDSLSTRDSYTQQFDLGRRTLLDLLNTENEYIDARIAYQQAWHQVLFSEYRIFRATGDLLGTLGAQL
- a CDS encoding HlyD family type I secretion periplasmic adaptor subunit is translated as MSYSSEAMLQQSPLMSRLLLWIAGVFLLIMVVWAAFANIDEFTRGDGKIVPSSDIQIVQNLEGGILTDLMVTEGQLVEPGEALLNIDDKTFSADFGELTLEITQLSMRAARLRAEADSTSLDAELAKLSGEKPDEIVSEQRQLYLARQREFSSKASALKQKVAQKKQELSAAIASRDNLSRSYQLQLEELELNRPLVEDGAVSQVEFLRLQRQTNDQLGELEKVKLEIPQLRSAILEAEQTAAGFAEEFSSKARSELTEVLAELQLKQGSSQSLEDKVLRRIVRSPVKGMVKQLKVKTIGGVIRPGMDLVEIVPVEDSLLVDARIRPSDIAFIHPGQAALIKFTAYDYSIHGGLDAEVVHISPDTIIDEEGESYYQVRLKTAGAYIGSGDQELPIIPGMVVNVDILTGQKTVLDYVLKPILKMRELALRER